The Cucumis melo cultivar AY chromosome 9, USDA_Cmelo_AY_1.0, whole genome shotgun sequence genome includes the window TCATTATCCTATATTACTTACTTGCAGGAGGCGTGGCTGAAACAGAAGAAACCCcaccaaaaagaagaagaaaaacaagagcAAAAGCAACCCAAATCCTCGCCATTGTCGAAAATGAAGAAGATTGAGGAACAAAACCCTCAAAAACTAAAGGGATTGAAGCTACACATTTTGAGGAAGCACTTGAGTAGAGACacccccaaaaaaaaaagttgactACTTTTCACCTCTACATAGCAAGCATGTggtaccctttttctcagaagGAATGACAGTGAAAGAGACAAAGAAGGTTGAGTGGTTTTAGAAGATGCAATTGAGGAGAGAGAGCTGTCCAAAGAGtaaaaaagagtaaagtaaAGCCAAAACCAAAGCCGAAAGAGGGCAGACGAAGAAGGCAATGCTATGGGATATCGCTAATTGTTATGATATTGGCAGTAATGAGATGCGAAAGAAGCGAATCGCATTCCCTCCCTTTAGTGTAAACTTCATCGAAATAACTTCATTTATTACAAGTTTAAGATTTTGGACTCTGTTTAATAATTAGTAATCCCTTTTcccatttaaaataattattcttcttcttgttaTCATATTCTCGaagtaataaaaaaaagtttagaacCTAACAAGATATCAttgtttattattaataaattgtgATAGACGACTATCTATATCTATTAGTACAAACTCCATCgataataaaatattacaatCTACTTATGTCTATTATTCATGTttactttattatatttgaaaataacaaaatattcttttttataatatataaagtTGAAAATTGAACTTCCAACGTTCAAGAAGTTGATGTTAATTCAAAAGAGAGTTGAATGCAACTAAACTTATGCAAACATTCATTATGGTTGTTTTTAGGTTTAATAAATGTGAAAATAGAGATTTGAACATTTAAGTAACTTTTGAATACAactttagaaatatatatatatatatatatatatatatatatatatatatatatatatatatatatatatatatatatatagtattaGTTAAATTAGTAgtctttttcttaaattttgaagtttaaGTTTATTAATTAGGTCATGAACTTTTAAAACGTGTTTGATTGGTCTCTTAAATTTAAGAATGTTCAATAAATTTTTGAACTTTCAATGTTGTGAAAAAAGTCGTTAACTTGCttgaattattgaaaattaattGACTTATTAGACATAAATTTGAATTTCATATCTACGATtctaagtttttatttatttattattgtattTAGTTCACAGAACatctagtttatatatatatatatatatataaatgtaccaaaaaaatatttttttaatggaAAAGAATAAATAGTATCTACAAAAACAAGAAATTATATGAAATTACTGTTTTAGCCAAAGGGAAAAGAGGGTAGAAGACTACATAAAGATACATGTTATGTGATAATAAGGGAATCAAATTCCCTATGCTTTTGTTCCAAAACTTCAAACCCAAGtttgtgaaagaaaaaaataacaacCAGCATCAAAGGTTCAATTCACCATTCATTTGAAGCTTTAATGTACTCTTTATTACCAAAGTATTCAAAATTACGAGATTTGTTTCAACATCAACTTCAAAGAACCACCGAACTAATTCAAATTATATAGAATGGGATGATATGAAATTGTATTGTGTTGAACTCTAAATTTGTTGAATACAAATAAATTGAAACTTTGTGAGTTTAATCATTTAGAGAATATTTCCTAaactatttgttttttttttttttaaatgtaattgTGTTTGATGACTAATTaatattttggttttttaaacaagaagtttgtttttaaaattacaaagaaaagttgaagatgaaaaaaaaaatcaaaaatacattttgttttttaaaaacagaaaacaaaaatcaattaccaaatatatatcatttttgtttattaaaaacaaaaatagaaaaaaaaaacaaaaatggttATCAAATTAGCATTAATTTGTgtgaaaaatgtaaaatttgaaATGGAGCTACTAAGgttaatttcaaattacaataataataagaaaaagaaaaaggtaaagaataacaaacaaataatgtgatttgaaattttaaaaaatgttggaATTTCTTTTCTCTTAATTTCAAAGGAGAAAGCTTTGACACTGAAATGTAattgatttctttcttttttcttttttaagaaaagaaaagaagaataaaattTACAACACTATAGTTTTTAAATCTTTGACTTATTTATAGAACAATAGGTTATAAGGTTATAAGATTGTTCAAGTATGCAATTCACCtcaaaattctaattttaaagtcaaaagttcAATTTTCTCTTTGTATTCTTTCTCCTTTGAAGTCTTacatataattataatattttaatacAACTGAGGATAAGATGGTTTGAATCATAGATTTCATGGTTACTAACATACTTCTATGTCATTTAAACTATTACTTTGACTTTAATAAAATTCCTTACTCTCGattttaacaaataaataatatatgaaaaaatcgaaaaaacaaacaagtaattttaaaaatattttatatattattagaTTATGATGAGTTTATGAAAAAAATACTCTTAGTTTAGGATTTATATGTACCACTACCAATATAGTAAACGAGTATAACTTAACAATAATTGACGTGCAcctttaatattaaaataaaagacTCAGATTTCTATGGTTAAACAAATTTTGTACTAACAAAAATATTGTGTGCATTGACAAATATTATCTTATTTAATTGGTGACCATTTGGTTTCTTCATCCTCAGCAAATCAcatgccttttttttttcttttcttattattattatttcatagtTCAGATCTCAATTATTATGTGCggaataataattataataataataataagtctATGATGTTTCTCTCTCTTAGGAATGTTTTGTATGAATCTCTTAATTAATCTTTATTATAAAGTTTCATATGTGTGTCAATATTAAGTTTGCTTATAAAACAAAGTATATgcaatttttatataaatattattcCTCAAGGCCATTCCATTTGCTTATTGGGTTTTGTGACTACATGGCCCATTGCTCTAAAACTTcatcatatatatttattttaagaattttttttaaaactttttttcaaataatGTTATCTTTAAAAGTAAAGTAATAAATAGGATAATGGAAAAAACATTGACAAAAATATCGTAGTAAAGTTATGGACTTCGTCTACAACTAGGTGAAGTCATGGACAGTATCCATGACTTTACTAAGTTGATAGGTGAAGTCCTAGATAGGGTCCACGACTTTAATGAGTTGATCATGGACTCCacacctttttatttttcattatatatatatatatatatatattaaatattttgatctTCGAATTCTAATTTTTAAGAATATCTTTTCTTATTAAGTTAACATAAacattccaattttaatttaattatttttttattaataaatttatttattcttttatatatgtgtgtgtatatatataaattcacATTTCCCCGttaacaaatattttttattctttttgtttatatatatatatatatatattcaaatttcaattttcttattaaatttacttttccttttaaatttaatttttcttattaaattcaattttgaaatttcaatcttccaatttaataaggaaagttaaattaatattaaatatgaAGATGAAAATTGGAATTTTTCTTGAAAAGATTATTAACATAAAATTTGGAGGTTGATGTTAAtttaataatgaaaaatattctTGGAAATtagaatttgaatattggaatatttaatatattacatatatatatataatgaaaaaagaaaaaaaaacgtgGGTCCACGCGGTCAACACGTTGAAGTTGTGGACTTCTTTCACGACTTGCCAACTAAGCAAAGTCCTAGACCCCGTCTACCACTTCGTCCAGTCCTAGATGGGGTTGACGACTTCACTATACTATTTTTGTCAATACTTTTTCTCCTATCTTATTTTTTACATTACTTTTAAAgataacattattttaaaaaaagattttttagTAGTTTTAAAGATTTATGAAACTAAACAATATGAACTTTGAAAAATATACTGCTAacatatttatatatgtttCCAATTTATTCCTAAACTACCTTTTAATATTCTAATTTGGCTCATGAGTgaaattacaatttttttctcaaatgATATGGAGCGTTTGGAAGCTATCGAGAATCTAAAAAGTGTTAGAATGAATGGAGAACCTTAGGAGCCAGGATAGAACTCCGAAAACGTGAAAAGAGTGAGAAACAAGGTTGTGTTAAGAATTGTGAGAACAAAATGAGTTCTTTATTATGGATCTAGCCCAAAATGTTTAATTCATACCTTGATTTAAAATTACATAGCATTATAGGTTCATTCCATTACAGCTCCCAAACAATCCATACATGAGTTTTCAAGTTAACGCTTCAAATAGACCACCAACGGTAgggtctattattgatagaccaTGAAAGTCAAGTTTACCAccgacaaattttgctatatttgcaatcttttttaaaaaataatcttaTATATGtcaatattttgattttgattggtacgttttttattttttctataaatttttaTGTAGTTTAGTCATGTATTTTGGCTCGTCTAAATCATTTTCTTaacttttcatattatatatataaaaaaaatattatgaaaAGTATTATAACTATCGAAAAGAGTATAACtcaacaatattttaaaaatttatatttgtagtactgaaaaatgaagaaagatcTGACTAAATTATAATATCGGTATTAAGTCGTTCTTTATATCTATAATAAAATAATcgataaaatatatatatatatatatatatatatattttacaaataaaataTCCATGACTATATCTaaagaattaaattaaattagagaGCGCATATCTTTAATCtaattaaaaacatttttccagaaaaaagagttttatatattatttttcttctgtgacatataaaataaataacctTCCATTTCTCAACCTAATTCTATATCTTTGGTGATGATTCATTCATATATTAATGCAAATCTTATTCATACAACAGTAAAGAgcaatataatttatatgcattaaaataatcatattaaatattaaattgttATCTGGTAAAAAATTCAACAAATATAGCCACTGAATTAGAACTTTTAATATGAAATGATGTTAAAATTAGGTCAATTATTTATCACCAAatatactttatatatatacatatataagaaattttcaattttaagaTATTTTATATCTACATTAATGCATAAAAGTAGTTTGAATCAACATAAAAAGCCACCATGGCATTTCTTTTAAATAACTTATAACTTTTTGGTATAGATATTTTGTCACCTCTAATAAagtaatttataatttttagtatatatattttGTCTCCATCTCTATTAGAGGTGAGCAGCGGACGATCGGGGTCAATTTTCCGATCAAACCGCCTCCGAACCTACCACAAGTCGGTACATATGTTGCAAAACTGACTTCGACCGCTTCCAACAAAATCGGCCAATCTGACAGTCGGTCGGTCGATCGGTTTTTTCTTTCAACCTCAAAGccataatttcaaaatatacaTAACTATAACTTAGTTATTCATCATTGTGTTTGACATCGAGACCTCCCTAAGGCCGACACGTTTAATTAAGATTGCATATTGCACAAATTAGTGTATACAAAATCACACCCACAACTCAAGAATTTTCTAAACATAATAAACCATACCAACCTCAAGAGTAGAAGCATAAGGAATGCTCAAAGCATAAGATGGCCCTCTTGAATTTTTCCTCAAGAAATCATATCCATAATTAATCACAAGCTTCTTCATCCAACCTGATCCTTTCTTTGCCTTCACATATGAATGTCCCATTATGAATGCTATTCCTGCCTCCCTCGCCTCCATCAACTCTTCCAACTCTCCCCTAGTACCGATGTCCATTTTCGGACTCTCGGGAAGAACGAACCTTACTCTTTTCCTCAACGCCTCCGATTTTATTATCTCTGAAGTCCTAATGATTGGCGAAGCATATGTTTCGTTTTCACACATTTGTATACCATCTAGTTGGGTTGATGAAGTACCAATCACCGTCATTCTTTCATTGTCATCCAAGTTTTCATGTCTAAAATTGTTGCTTTCCGTTCTCTCGGACCGTATGAATTCTGCAATGCTGCAAGCAAGATCTCTCTCGAACTCCAAGTCGTCCTTGTGCATGTCACGGTAGCCATACCGTGCGATGCAACGGTAGAGTCGATACTCCTTTGGCCCAACTCTTCCAACTAAAAACCTTTCCTCAGGCCTCACATGAGGCACTGTGACAGATTTGATGCAAAGGAAGACTAGAATTTGGTGGAAGGCTGGAAGGTTGGTGACGAAATGGGAGAAAATGGCAGGGATCCCCGTGACGAGTTCGGTATGTACAAGGCCGATCCCACGGACTCGAACAATCCCGATTTTGGGTCCTATACTGAGGAGCCAATTGATGGGGACTTTGTTTTCAACATCAGCCTCATATTTCTTCACAGTTCCATAGTGCCAAACATACATAACCACAAGGAATGTCATTGAAAGAGCAATAGGAACCCAAGCCCCTTCAAAGAACTTAATAAGAGAAGCAGAGAAATAGAGAGCTTCTATGGAGCCAAAGAAGAGTATAAAAGCTATGGCAAGCAACACACTTTTACGCCAACATAATACAATGACGAGCGACATCAGACACGTCGAAACGAGCATAACAGTAATAACTGCCAACCCTGTATGATGAACAAATTGATCAGTTGTGTTGTTAATTTTGGAAAATGGATAGGTAGAAAAACATTTATGAACGAATACCTGCTGCGTTGCCAAGTCGTTTTGTGTCTCTAAACCCAATGGTAACAGCCAAACATAATATCATTAGTATCCAATTGATCAAGGGAATATAGATCTGGCCGTGTATTTTGGAAGACGTATGGATGATCTTCACCCTTGGAAAACAACCCAAAGCAGAACATTGTTTGATGATCGAAAATGTGCCAGTGATGATTGCTTGACTACCCACAACTGCTGCAAGTATTGCTATTGCAAGAACTGGCCATCTTACCTTCTCTGTAACAAAAGGCAACACTTAACATAACTTTATAAAGGCCTAATTTGattctccaaaagaaaaagttaGTAATGAGCCAAACTACCAGGAACAGAAACATAGAATCCGATTCTATATTCATTGTCGAGATTGTGATGCTTAGAAAGATAAGCAGCTTGTCCCATATATGCAAGAACCAAGGACGGATAAACCGCAAAAGTGAAAGCAAGCTGCAGCATTGTGACTTACTGTTACGGAAACATTTGAGAAAACGGTAAACATTGTTTTTACATTCATATCACGTTCGCTAAAATTTGTGCTTTGTTTTGCTTCAGTTTAATACCTTGATAGAAAACTGTGAGAAGTGCCCAAGATCAGCAAACATAGCTTCTGAGCCTAAAATGCAAAAAAGGGTGTATCAGAAACAAAGAAAACAAGTCGAAGGAATCGATTGTAGTCGGATC containing:
- the LOC103498064 gene encoding potassium transporter 8, which produces MDTTLFWGRPEKRDSWRTIFTLAYQSLGVVYGDLSTSPLYVYKSTFAENLQHSETNEEVYGVLCFVFWTLTLIPLLKYVFIVLRADDNGEGGTFALYSLLCRHARLSSLPNHQLADEELSAYTIDRPQTENSSNFSFSSCLKSTLEKCKVLQKMLLVLALIGTCMVIGDGVLTPAISVFSAVSGLELSMAKEHHQYIEVPLACGILVFLFALQHYGTHQVGFLFAPVVIVWLLCISAIGLYNIFYWNPLVYKALSPYYMYKFLKKTKKQGWMALGGILLCITGSEAMFADLGHFSQFSIKLAFTFAVYPSLVLAYMGQAAYLSKHHNLDNEYRIGFYVSVPEKVRWPVLAIAILAAVVGSQAIITGTFSIIKQCSALGCFPRVKIIHTSSKIHGQIYIPLINWILMILCLAVTIGFRDTKRLGNAAGLAVITVMLVSTCLMSLVIVLCWRKSVLLAIAFILFFGSIEALYFSASLIKFFEGAWVPIALSMTFLVVMYVWHYGTVKKYEADVENKVPINWLLSIGPKIGIVRVRGIGLVHTELVTGIPAIFSHFVTNLPAFHQILVFLCIKSVTVPHVRPEERFLVGRVGPKEYRLYRCIARYGYRDMHKDDLEFERDLACSIAEFIRSERTESNNFRHENLDDNERMTVIGTSSTQLDGIQMCENETYASPIIRTSEIIKSEALRKRVRFVLPESPKMDIGTRGELEELMEAREAGIAFIMGHSYVKAKKGSGWMKKLVINYGYDFLRKNSRGPSYALSIPYASTLEVGMVYYV